From one Microbacterium aurum genomic stretch:
- a CDS encoding tyrosine-type recombinase/integrase — MTEFQQARSDGNPHTIDTDNNNLAALPATLLARPLANVHAEDIRAHLMKQLRAGKKPATVARAKTTLSALFTYAERQGVLHQPHPVRTMAKINELSVTQRSVAPAEVPTSEQLTAAISAVRRKREDIADLYEFKSLTGLRWGELRAARVSWLIERPLPQLIVTRSHSDGYDEKDPKSWRGTRPVPLSPRALAIFHRYARGKQQDEYLFTNRRGDQFKVTTVRKYPIGFHRHALRHYAASTWLRLGTPIHEVAEYLGDDPRTVLRVYAHILGEGQRRDHINRLAAAENSAATGPVTSSEKRTPELGR, encoded by the coding sequence GTGACCGAGTTCCAGCAGGCCAGGAGTGACGGCAATCCGCATACGATCGACACGGACAACAACAACCTGGCCGCGTTGCCCGCTACCCTTCTTGCGCGGCCGCTCGCCAATGTCCACGCAGAGGACATCCGAGCACATCTCATGAAGCAGCTGCGCGCAGGCAAGAAGCCTGCGACTGTCGCCCGCGCCAAGACGACACTGAGTGCTCTCTTCACATACGCCGAACGCCAGGGAGTGCTTCACCAGCCCCACCCCGTCCGCACCATGGCGAAGATCAACGAACTCTCGGTGACGCAACGATCGGTGGCGCCGGCGGAGGTGCCGACCTCAGAGCAGCTCACCGCCGCCATCAGCGCGGTCCGTCGGAAGCGTGAAGACATCGCGGATCTGTACGAGTTCAAGTCATTGACAGGGCTGAGGTGGGGCGAACTCCGCGCCGCCCGTGTCAGCTGGTTGATCGAACGTCCTCTGCCCCAGCTCATCGTGACCCGCTCCCACTCCGACGGTTACGACGAGAAGGACCCGAAGTCCTGGCGTGGGACGCGACCGGTCCCGCTCTCACCCCGCGCCCTCGCGATCTTCCATCGCTATGCACGCGGTAAGCAGCAGGACGAGTACCTTTTCACCAACCGCCGGGGCGACCAATTCAAGGTCACCACGGTGCGAAAGTACCCCATCGGCTTTCACCGGCACGCGCTGCGTCACTACGCCGCATCCACGTGGCTTCGACTCGGGACGCCGATCCACGAGGTCGCCGAATACCTAGGCGACGACCCCCGCACTGTTCTCCGGGTGTACGCCCACATCCTGGGCGAAGGACAACGACGAGACCACATCAACCGCCTCGCCGCGGCCGAGAACAGCGCCGCGACGGGACCCGTCACGTCCTCCGAAAAACGCACGCCCGAACTCGGCCGCTAG